Proteins from a genomic interval of Symmachiella macrocystis:
- a CDS encoding universal stress protein, with amino-acid sequence MNAMIQLKNILLPTDFSEPGLEAANYAVEMAERFGATLHLLHVIVDPVIYLPMFESYPMPSKAEFEQYAQERMEGWLTDDDKKRCNAQLHWVHGTPFVEIINFARENEIDLIVMGTHGHGAIAHMLTSSEAEKVVRKAPCPVLTVRPEGHQFVHP; translated from the coding sequence ATGAACGCCATGATCCAACTGAAAAATATCCTGTTGCCCACCGATTTTTCCGAGCCCGGCCTCGAAGCAGCTAACTATGCTGTGGAAATGGCGGAGCGTTTCGGTGCGACATTGCATTTGCTGCACGTCATCGTCGACCCGGTGATATATCTGCCGATGTTTGAGAGTTATCCCATGCCCTCGAAAGCAGAATTCGAGCAATATGCGCAAGAGCGCATGGAAGGGTGGCTGACCGACGACGATAAAAAACGCTGTAACGCCCAATTGCACTGGGTGCATGGCACGCCCTTTGTGGAGATCATCAATTTCGCTCGCGAGAATGAGATCGACTTGATCGTCATGGGGACACACGGCCACGGAGCGATTGCACACATGCTGACTAGCAGTGAGGCCGAAAAGGTCGTCCGCAAAGCCCCCTGCCCGGTACTCACCGTCCGGCCCGAAGGGCATCAGTTCGTTCATCCTTAA
- the rfbB gene encoding dTDP-glucose 4,6-dehydratase: MRLLVTGGCGFIGSNFIRQQLQTYDDVSIVNLDLLTYAGNLENLRDVEDNPRYEFVRGDICDRECVNKILESQPVDAVINFAAESHVDRSILDSGPFIQTNIVGTQILLDASRAANVERYVQVSTDEVYGSLGPTGLFTEETPLAPSSPYSASKTAADLLVNAYHHSFDFPAIITRCSNNYGPYQFPEKLIPLFISNAAADLKLPVYGTGTNVRDWIHVEDHCRGIDAALRRGSIGEVYNFGGGNERTNLEITHGILKLLNKPESLIHYVTDRPGHDLRYAIDSSKAERELQWQPQVNFEQGLQDTINWYLSQAEWTSHIKSGEYQTYYEEQYGKRLE; the protein is encoded by the coding sequence ATGCGTCTACTAGTAACCGGTGGCTGTGGGTTCATAGGATCGAATTTCATACGCCAACAATTGCAGACCTATGACGACGTCTCGATCGTCAATCTCGACCTGCTGACCTATGCGGGCAACTTGGAAAATCTCCGCGATGTCGAAGACAACCCACGTTACGAATTCGTGCGGGGCGACATCTGCGACCGCGAATGTGTGAACAAGATTTTGGAGAGCCAGCCGGTCGATGCGGTGATCAACTTCGCCGCTGAAAGTCATGTCGACCGTTCGATTCTCGATAGCGGCCCGTTCATTCAAACAAATATCGTGGGGACACAAATCCTCCTCGACGCCAGCCGAGCCGCCAATGTGGAGCGCTACGTACAGGTCTCCACCGATGAAGTTTACGGCAGCTTGGGGCCGACCGGTTTGTTCACCGAAGAGACCCCTTTAGCGCCGAGCAGCCCTTATTCGGCATCCAAAACCGCGGCAGACCTATTGGTCAATGCTTACCACCATTCCTTTGACTTCCCGGCGATTATCACGCGATGCTCGAACAATTACGGCCCCTATCAGTTTCCTGAAAAATTGATTCCGCTATTCATCTCCAACGCCGCGGCAGACTTGAAATTGCCCGTCTACGGAACCGGTACTAATGTGCGGGATTGGATTCACGTGGAGGATCATTGTCGCGGAATCGATGCGGCGCTGCGGCGCGGGAGCATTGGCGAGGTATATAACTTTGGCGGCGGCAATGAACGGACCAATCTGGAAATCACGCATGGCATTTTGAAATTGTTGAACAAGCCCGAAAGCTTGATCCACTACGTGACCGACCGCCCCGGACACGATCTGCGGTACGCCATCGATTCCAGCAAGGCCGAGCGAGAATTGCAGTGGCAGCCCCAGGTCAATTTTGAACAAGGGCTGCAAGACACGATCAATTGGTACCTGTCGCAGGCCGAGTGGACCTCCCACATCAAGAGCGGGGAATACCAAACCTATTACGAAGAACAGTACGGCAAACGACTCGAATAA
- the prfB gene encoding peptide chain release factor 2 (programmed frameshift), protein MDNELRGTCQGILDRIVQLRDSLDLAGKQSRSQEINELMGAPGFWDDQEKAQTLVSELRRITLTIKPLAELEESSEEMEVLMEFSEEDESGESTTELEGLAKQVEKRLEAMELKAMMSRPEDACNAYVSIQAGEGGTDASDWAAMLLRMYQRWSEDNGYSTELIDISAAEEAGIRSATIAIRGDYVYGYLKGEVGNHRLIRISPFDSAGRRQTSFAAIDIVPEIEDDLDIEINWDKDVREDTYRASGAGGQHVNKTSSAIRLTHESTGVVVQCQNDRSQHKNRATARKMLQAKLYQIEQEKRDSELAAKRGDKSRIGFGGETIRSYVLHPQQQVKDHRTMHTSSNPTRVLDGDLNAFIESYLRWSLTN, encoded by the exons ATGGACAACGAATTACGCGGCACCTGTCAAGGAATCTTGGATCGCATTGTTCAGCTCAGAGACTCTCTT GACTTAGCTGGCAAACAGTCTCGCTCGCAGGAAATCAACGAACTGATGGGGGCTCCCGGATTTTGGGACGACCAGGAGAAGGCGCAAACACTCGTCAGTGAATTGCGCCGGATCACACTGACCATCAAACCGTTGGCGGAGTTGGAAGAAAGCTCCGAAGAGATGGAAGTGCTGATGGAATTCTCCGAGGAGGACGAATCGGGCGAGAGTACCACCGAATTGGAAGGGCTTGCCAAGCAAGTTGAAAAACGCCTGGAGGCGATGGAACTGAAGGCAATGATGAGCCGTCCCGAGGACGCTTGCAACGCTTATGTCAGTATCCAAGCCGGTGAAGGCGGCACCGACGCGTCCGATTGGGCGGCGATGTTGTTACGCATGTATCAACGCTGGAGCGAAGACAATGGCTACTCCACAGAACTGATTGATATCTCCGCAGCGGAGGAAGCCGGAATCCGCAGCGCCACGATTGCCATCCGCGGCGATTATGTGTACGGATATCTCAAAGGGGAAGTCGGCAATCATCGACTGATTCGTATTAGCCCGTTCGACTCCGCCGGACGCCGCCAAACATCCTTTGCTGCCATCGATATTGTGCCTGAAATCGAGGACGATCTCGACATCGAAATCAACTGGGACAAAGATGTGCGGGAGGACACTTACCGCGCCAGCGGGGCAGGGGGACAGCACGTCAACAAGACCTCGTCGGCCATCCGTTTAACGCACGAATCGACCGGTGTCGTTGTGCAATGCCAAAATGATCGCAGCCAACACAAAAACCGAGCGACAGCGCGGAAAATGTTGCAGGCCAAGCTGTACCAAATCGAGCAGGAAAAGCGGGACAGCGAATTGGCCGCCAAGCGGGGGGACAAATCCCGTATTGGATTCGGCGGCGAAACCATCCGCTCCTACGTGTTGCATCCGCAACAACAGGTCAAGGATCACCGCACCATGCATACCTCGTCCAACCCGACCCGCGTTTTGGACGGCGACTTAAATGCGTTTATCGAAAGCTACCTGCGGTGGAGCTTGACGAATTAG
- the gyrA gene encoding DNA gyrase subunit A: MDIRDEMRNSYLTYAMSVIVSRALPDVRDGLKPSQRRILVAMNDLNLGPSSGRVKCQKISGDTSGNYHPHSGEGVYLTLVRLAQEWNMRQVLVDKQGNFGSLAGLPPAAARYTEARLSAAATEMLDDIRRDTVDFVPTYDQRLTEPVVLPSRFPNLLVNGSNGIAVGMRTMIPPHNLAEVCDAVQLLIDEPDATLDDLMGCVQGPDFPTGGIICGQLGIRQAFKDGRSTIAVRARTHFEQEKNHDVIVVTEIPYLQTRDGIREKLEQVVREGRIKEISQIVDLTDRTIPAWQVRLHIILKRDADREVVLNQLFQYSPLQTTLSLNFVALVGSRPKQLSLKEILEEFVRHRVTVLRRRTEFLLAEAKKRKHTVEGLLIAQINIDNVINTIRQSPDRKEACVRLQSLEVAGELIARALGDHGFQSFLAERHPGTDAPVAQENYGLTAKQAEAIVAMQLGSLAGLEREKLGEEHRKLLDDVDEFLRLLSDEAHLLAVIRDEMDQLKGKFGDTRRTEINDEEVGNVSKEELITEETMVVTLSHRGYIKRIKLDSYQAQNRGGKGIMGAKSDDEDPIEHLFVASTHDYLMFFTDRGKVYWQKVYDLPLGSRIAKGRALVNLVRLEPDEKIFHCLAVRDFDGERQLVLATRNGIVKKTALSAYSRPLRGGLIAVKLDEGDELIGVAIVGPGEDLLLASANGMAIRFAQEDARSMGRNTRGVKGISLREGDYAVGMVVADPELNLLTVCENGFGKRTPIGVVDHDEPETEESGEPESDAETADSATGDSTTADEAAEDAPEETEAASEETVRSSMKYRRQKRGGKGVIDIRTTQRNGKVVAVTAISEEDEVLMITAGGKIQRVRVADISQVGRNTQGVRIIRMGEDDRLVSLARVPQEEIDEDAVAEEE, from the coding sequence ATGGATATTCGCGATGAGATGCGGAATAGCTATCTGACCTATGCGATGAGCGTAATCGTCAGCCGCGCGTTGCCCGACGTGAGAGATGGTTTGAAACCGTCGCAACGTCGCATCCTGGTGGCGATGAATGACCTGAACCTAGGGCCGAGCAGCGGCCGGGTGAAGTGTCAAAAAATCTCCGGCGACACGTCGGGAAACTATCACCCGCATAGTGGCGAAGGGGTTTACTTAACGCTCGTGCGCCTGGCGCAGGAATGGAACATGCGCCAAGTCCTGGTCGACAAACAGGGGAACTTCGGTTCGCTGGCCGGATTACCACCGGCTGCCGCGCGTTATACCGAAGCCCGGCTCTCGGCCGCGGCGACGGAAATGCTGGATGACATTCGCCGCGACACGGTTGATTTCGTGCCGACCTACGATCAACGGCTGACCGAGCCGGTCGTATTGCCTTCGCGGTTTCCGAATTTGTTGGTGAATGGTTCCAACGGGATCGCGGTCGGTATGCGGACGATGATTCCGCCGCACAATTTGGCCGAAGTTTGCGATGCCGTGCAATTGCTGATCGACGAACCCGACGCCACACTCGACGATCTGATGGGATGCGTTCAAGGGCCGGACTTTCCAACCGGTGGAATCATCTGTGGACAACTCGGCATCCGGCAGGCGTTTAAGGATGGACGTTCGACAATCGCCGTCCGGGCTCGCACACATTTCGAGCAAGAGAAAAACCACGACGTGATCGTCGTGACCGAAATCCCCTACCTGCAGACGCGGGACGGGATTCGGGAAAAGCTAGAGCAAGTGGTCCGCGAAGGCCGCATTAAAGAAATCTCGCAGATCGTCGATCTCACCGACCGCACGATTCCCGCGTGGCAAGTGCGACTACATATTATCCTCAAACGGGATGCGGATCGTGAAGTTGTATTGAATCAACTCTTCCAGTATTCCCCCTTGCAAACGACGCTCAGCTTGAATTTCGTGGCGTTGGTCGGCAGCCGGCCGAAACAGTTGTCGCTGAAAGAGATTCTCGAAGAATTTGTGCGGCATCGCGTGACCGTGCTGCGGCGGCGGACTGAGTTTTTGTTGGCCGAAGCCAAGAAACGCAAGCACACCGTCGAAGGTTTGTTGATCGCCCAAATCAACATCGACAACGTGATCAACACTATTCGGCAGTCACCCGATCGCAAAGAAGCCTGTGTGCGACTCCAAAGTCTGGAAGTCGCCGGCGAATTGATCGCCCGCGCCTTGGGGGATCATGGATTTCAGTCATTCTTGGCCGAACGTCATCCCGGAACGGATGCGCCGGTCGCACAGGAAAACTACGGACTGACCGCTAAACAGGCCGAAGCGATCGTCGCCATGCAACTCGGCTCGCTGGCCGGGTTGGAACGAGAAAAACTCGGTGAAGAACACCGCAAGCTGTTGGATGACGTCGATGAATTCCTGCGGTTGCTCTCCGACGAAGCACACCTGTTGGCCGTCATCCGCGATGAGATGGATCAACTCAAGGGGAAATTCGGTGACACGCGGCGAACTGAAATCAACGATGAAGAAGTCGGTAACGTCAGCAAAGAAGAGTTGATCACCGAAGAAACCATGGTGGTCACACTGTCGCATCGTGGATATATCAAACGCATCAAGCTCGACAGCTATCAAGCGCAGAACCGCGGTGGCAAGGGCATTATGGGTGCCAAGTCGGATGACGAGGACCCGATCGAACATCTCTTTGTTGCCAGTACGCACGACTATTTGATGTTCTTTACGGATCGCGGAAAGGTGTACTGGCAGAAGGTCTACGACCTGCCGTTGGGTAGCCGCATTGCCAAAGGGCGCGCGCTGGTCAATCTTGTACGTCTCGAACCGGACGAGAAGATCTTCCATTGTCTGGCCGTGCGCGATTTCGACGGAGAACGGCAACTGGTGCTGGCCACCCGCAATGGCATCGTCAAAAAAACCGCCCTCTCCGCTTACAGTCGCCCGCTGCGTGGCGGATTGATTGCCGTCAAATTGGACGAAGGGGACGAACTGATCGGCGTGGCGATCGTTGGGCCGGGAGAAGATTTGCTACTCGCCTCGGCCAACGGGATGGCGATTCGCTTTGCTCAAGAAGATGCACGCAGCATGGGCCGCAATACGCGCGGGGTCAAAGGCATCAGCCTCCGCGAAGGGGACTACGCCGTCGGCATGGTTGTCGCCGATCCAGAATTAAACCTGTTGACCGTTTGTGAAAATGGATTTGGAAAACGAACGCCGATCGGGGTCGTCGATCATGACGAGCCAGAGACCGAGGAATCGGGCGAACCAGAATCAGATGCGGAGACTGCGGATTCAGCCACCGGGGATTCAACCACTGCAGACGAAGCTGCTGAGGACGCACCCGAGGAAACCGAAGCCGCGTCGGAAGAAACGGTCCGCAGTAGCATGAAATACCGCCGGCAAAAACGGGGAGGTAAGGGGGTCATCGATATTCGTACGACGCAACGCAACGGCAAAGTGGTTGCCGTGACGGCAATTTCGGAAGAGGACGAAGTCTTGATGATCACCGCCGGTGGCAAGATCCAGCGTGTGCGGGTTGCCGACATTTCGCAAGTCGGACGCAATACGCAAGGGGTGCGGATTATCCGGATGGGCGAAGACGACAGACTGGTCTCTTTGGCCCGCGTCCCCCAAGAAGAGATTGACGAGGATGCGGTCGCTGAGGAAGAATAG
- a CDS encoding RidA family protein: MSQTIEEKLRELGYDLPTPPAAVGNYVPVLRTGNLVVTSGQLPFIGKEIVFSGKLGSELHEQQGIDAARICVVNALAQIKACIGDLQRVSRIVRVEGYVHSAPGFQHQPQVLNGASELLVELFCDAGRHTRVALGVSEMPLDAAVQLAIWAEVTD, translated from the coding sequence ATGAGCCAAACGATCGAAGAGAAGCTGCGAGAACTTGGTTACGATCTCCCCACCCCGCCTGCGGCGGTTGGCAACTATGTTCCCGTGCTGCGGACCGGCAACCTGGTTGTCACCAGTGGTCAATTGCCCTTTATCGGCAAAGAGATCGTCTTTAGCGGAAAACTGGGGAGTGAACTGCACGAACAACAAGGGATCGATGCTGCTCGGATCTGTGTGGTCAATGCACTGGCGCAGATCAAAGCCTGCATCGGCGATCTGCAACGGGTGTCGCGGATTGTCCGCGTGGAAGGTTATGTCCACTCCGCACCGGGATTTCAGCATCAGCCGCAAGTACTCAACGGTGCTTCGGAACTGCTCGTCGAGTTATTCTGCGACGCTGGTCGACACACACGCGTGGCCTTAGGGGTGAGTGAAATGCCGCTGGACGCCGCCGTGCAATTGGCCATCTGGGCCGAAGTCACTGATTAA
- a CDS encoding UDP-glucose dehydrogenase family protein, translating to MKIAMVGTGYVGLVTGTCFAESGNDVTCVDIDQKKVDMLLGGEVPIYEPGLTELVKRNAQAGRLHFTTQLSEAVADSQCAFIAVGTPQGDDGSANMGAFWKVVDSLAPILPDDCIVVVKSTVPVGTNRAVSERLRELTGRVCDVVSNPEFLKEGCAIDDFTKPDRVVVGVERPEPAEVLKELYKPFLRTEKPFLSMGLESAEMTKYVANCMLATKISFINEMANVCDGVGADINDVRRGIGHDARIGFSFLFPGVGYGGSCFPKDVRALAAVAAAHNVESQMLESVDKVNQAQKTVLFSKLQRYFEGDFSGRTIAIWGLAFKPRTDDIREAPALVLIDQLLAEGAKVRVHDPVAMEKVKQIYGDKITYWEDQYTALEGADALAINTEWNEFRNPKFDLMSDNLTQPVIFDGRNLYDPAKMRDHGFHYEGIGLR from the coding sequence ATGAAGATTGCAATGGTGGGGACCGGCTATGTCGGTTTAGTGACCGGGACATGCTTTGCTGAGAGCGGCAACGATGTGACCTGTGTGGACATCGACCAAAAGAAGGTCGACATGCTCCTGGGTGGCGAAGTGCCGATTTACGAACCAGGTTTGACAGAACTGGTCAAGCGCAATGCTCAAGCGGGACGATTGCATTTCACCACACAGCTCTCCGAAGCTGTTGCCGATTCGCAATGCGCATTCATCGCAGTCGGCACCCCGCAGGGCGACGATGGTTCGGCCAACATGGGCGCATTTTGGAAGGTTGTTGATTCACTGGCACCAATCCTGCCCGACGATTGTATCGTTGTCGTGAAAAGCACCGTCCCGGTAGGAACCAATCGTGCGGTGTCCGAACGTTTACGAGAATTGACCGGTCGTGTCTGCGACGTTGTCTCCAATCCCGAATTCCTCAAAGAGGGCTGCGCGATTGATGACTTCACCAAACCGGACCGCGTGGTTGTCGGGGTCGAGCGGCCCGAACCTGCTGAAGTTCTGAAAGAGCTCTACAAACCATTTTTGCGCACCGAAAAACCGTTCCTCTCCATGGGTTTGGAGAGTGCGGAGATGACCAAGTACGTGGCCAATTGCATGCTGGCCACCAAAATTAGCTTCATCAATGAAATGGCGAACGTCTGTGACGGTGTGGGCGCCGACATCAACGATGTGCGTCGCGGCATCGGGCACGATGCACGAATCGGCTTTTCGTTTCTATTCCCGGGTGTGGGTTACGGCGGGTCTTGTTTCCCCAAGGATGTCCGGGCGCTGGCAGCGGTGGCAGCAGCGCACAACGTCGAGTCACAGATGTTGGAATCCGTCGACAAAGTCAATCAAGCACAAAAAACGGTACTGTTCAGTAAACTGCAGCGGTACTTCGAAGGCGATTTCTCCGGCCGTACTATTGCCATCTGGGGCTTGGCATTCAAACCACGTACCGACGACATTCGTGAAGCCCCGGCGCTGGTATTGATTGATCAATTGTTGGCCGAGGGTGCCAAGGTGCGGGTCCACGATCCCGTGGCGATGGAAAAAGTCAAACAAATCTACGGCGACAAGATCACCTATTGGGAAGACCAATACACTGCGCTCGAAGGGGCGGATGCGTTGGCGATCAATACGGAATGGAACGAGTTTCGCAATCCGAAGTTCGACCTGATGTCCGACAATCTGACACAACCGGTCATTTTTGACGGGCGAAATCTGTACGATCCCGCTAAGATGCGCGATCACGGATTTCATTACGAGGGCATCGGCCTGCGTTAA
- the ccsA gene encoding cytochrome c biogenesis protein — protein sequence MAGTTTHSKNVALDDDRLDSLSVRANINPLLKPLASLKFTVVLFALAILLVLIGTLAQAQDDIWQVMDDYFRTAIAWVPLKVLFPPSFFPGWDIPESLRISETVSLPLTFPFPGGWLIGGLMGINLLAAHGIRFKLQAKGSQRIAGFALLAVGMFVTWLVIASGTNQAGFSIAPKLEWKTLWYLSLAGLGAAWLGTGYALFQVGTQRKLLCWALAIVNVSIGGLFLYYVFQPDAGFLGESEMRILWQLIKASFAGVVLLGGCLLLFKKRGGIVLLHWGIALLMFNELYVGLTNEEAQLTVSENQSANFVRDIREVELAVIDPSGKETDDVVVIPKSMIKTGAKIKHEFLPFDIEVVKFLQNSNARKLKPGEKSPATAGVGQQWTVDEAKASTGADSNSSVDLTSAYLKFTDKKTGADLGTYLVGLFLSNVDFSDSVTAGDGKAYDVAMRFKRTYKDYQVTLLDVRKDDYLGTDTPRNYSSNIHLVDKSRKVDREVKIWMNNPLRFAGETFYQSGYFQDPRTGTETTTLQVVSNPGWMIPYVCCMIVVIGMLAQFGMVLIRFMDRQSRPVATAKAVEKSSSKTDDDGVLPPLEEPDKTWAGMAAQWFPVLIVGICALYLLRVSMPPRTAEGEMDLYAFGKLPLVFEGRVKPFDTLARNSLRIISNKQDFKDNNVNRQPAIRWLLDVAAGTEAAEEHRVFRIENLEVQQNLGLKPRKGYLYSLSELRPKAVEFNEQVDKAREVSRDKGAEHLSVFQRKVLELDKRVRRYTLLQASFVAAEFPRLPTEAEFKNNREAALQILVQTREVLERARAANQALSRMQPPRSVPTPQSDEATKDGWEPFSMAWVNHFMTVDLQREAGNPATAALKGIFDAYKAGDAKAFNRGVEDYKELLGTDRPVDYRSAKVNAEAWFNHASPFYYAAALYILAFVLTALSWLGWTRPFNRAAFWLIVLLCGVQMAAVIMRMYISGRPPVTNLYSSAVFIGLAAVLMGIVLELIFKIGVGNVIASTAGFVSLGIAHMLSNDGDTIGVLQAVLDTQFWLATHVVCITLGYATTFVAGMLGLIYVIWGVFTTTFTPQNSKTVSRMIYGTVCFALFFSFFGTVLGGLWADDSWGRFWGWDPKENGALIIVLWNALILHARWGGMVKDRGLAMLAIFGNIVTAWSWFGVNELGIGLHSYGFTDGVLKALAMFWVSQIAVMLLGAIPRKNWRSTA from the coding sequence TACCACAACCCATTCTAAGAACGTGGCACTCGACGATGATCGCCTGGACTCACTCTCCGTGCGCGCCAACATCAACCCGCTACTCAAGCCGTTGGCCTCGCTGAAATTCACCGTGGTACTGTTCGCTTTGGCGATCCTGCTGGTGTTGATCGGCACGTTGGCCCAAGCACAGGATGATATCTGGCAGGTGATGGATGATTACTTCCGCACTGCGATTGCTTGGGTCCCGCTCAAGGTCTTGTTCCCTCCCTCGTTCTTCCCCGGTTGGGACATTCCCGAGTCGCTTCGCATCTCCGAGACCGTGAGTTTGCCGCTGACCTTTCCGTTTCCCGGCGGGTGGTTGATTGGCGGATTGATGGGCATCAACTTGCTCGCCGCCCACGGCATTCGCTTTAAGCTGCAAGCCAAAGGTTCGCAGCGGATCGCGGGATTCGCATTGCTCGCCGTTGGCATGTTTGTGACTTGGCTGGTAATCGCCAGTGGAACCAATCAAGCTGGTTTCTCAATCGCTCCTAAATTGGAGTGGAAAACATTGTGGTATCTCTCGTTGGCCGGACTGGGCGCAGCCTGGTTGGGAACGGGATATGCGCTCTTTCAAGTCGGCACGCAGCGCAAATTGCTGTGTTGGGCGTTGGCGATTGTCAACGTCTCTATTGGCGGCCTGTTCCTGTATTACGTGTTTCAACCGGACGCCGGATTTCTGGGTGAATCGGAAATGCGGATTTTGTGGCAGTTGATCAAAGCCTCGTTCGCCGGAGTGGTGTTGTTGGGGGGATGTCTGCTGCTGTTTAAAAAACGGGGCGGGATCGTCTTGTTGCACTGGGGCATCGCACTGTTGATGTTCAACGAGCTGTATGTCGGCTTGACCAACGAGGAAGCGCAACTCACGGTCAGTGAAAACCAATCGGCGAACTTCGTCCGCGACATCCGTGAAGTGGAACTCGCCGTCATTGATCCCTCGGGGAAGGAAACCGACGACGTCGTCGTGATCCCTAAATCGATGATCAAAACCGGCGCGAAAATCAAACATGAGTTCTTGCCGTTTGACATTGAAGTCGTCAAGTTTTTGCAAAACTCCAATGCCCGCAAGCTCAAGCCGGGCGAAAAATCGCCAGCGACTGCGGGTGTGGGGCAGCAATGGACGGTTGATGAAGCCAAGGCAAGTACCGGTGCGGACAGCAACAGCAGCGTCGATTTGACCTCCGCCTATTTAAAATTCACAGATAAAAAAACAGGCGCGGACTTGGGGACCTACCTCGTCGGCCTGTTCTTATCGAACGTCGATTTCAGCGATTCGGTGACTGCTGGCGATGGGAAAGCCTACGACGTGGCGATGCGGTTTAAGCGAACCTATAAGGACTATCAGGTCACGCTGCTCGATGTCCGCAAGGATGACTACCTCGGCACCGATACCCCGCGGAATTACTCCTCGAACATTCACCTCGTTGATAAGTCGCGCAAGGTGGATCGTGAAGTCAAAATCTGGATGAACAACCCGCTGCGGTTTGCCGGCGAAACGTTTTATCAAAGCGGCTACTTTCAAGACCCCCGGACCGGAACCGAAACGACGACGTTGCAGGTCGTCAGCAACCCAGGCTGGATGATTCCCTATGTCTGTTGCATGATCGTGGTCATCGGCATGTTGGCGCAGTTCGGCATGGTGTTGATCCGTTTCATGGATCGCCAGTCCCGCCCTGTTGCCACGGCCAAGGCGGTCGAGAAGTCCTCCTCGAAAACGGATGACGACGGCGTGCTGCCTCCGCTTGAAGAGCCAGACAAGACCTGGGCCGGGATGGCCGCGCAGTGGTTCCCGGTGTTGATTGTGGGGATTTGCGCACTGTATCTGCTCCGCGTCTCGATGCCGCCTCGGACAGCTGAGGGCGAGATGGATCTGTACGCATTCGGCAAACTGCCGTTGGTCTTCGAAGGCCGCGTAAAGCCGTTTGACACATTGGCCCGCAATAGTCTGCGGATCATTTCCAATAAGCAGGATTTCAAGGACAACAACGTCAATCGTCAACCCGCCATCCGCTGGTTATTGGATGTCGCAGCGGGGACCGAAGCGGCTGAAGAACATCGGGTCTTTCGAATCGAGAATCTCGAAGTTCAACAGAATTTGGGTCTCAAACCGCGCAAAGGGTATCTGTATTCGTTGTCGGAACTGCGGCCTAAGGCCGTGGAATTCAACGAACAAGTCGATAAAGCACGGGAAGTCTCGCGCGATAAAGGGGCCGAACACCTCAGCGTTTTTCAGCGCAAGGTGTTGGAGCTCGACAAACGAGTCCGCCGCTATACGTTGCTGCAAGCCTCATTCGTAGCTGCCGAGTTCCCCAGGTTGCCGACGGAAGCGGAGTTCAAGAACAACCGCGAAGCGGCGTTGCAAATTTTGGTGCAAACCAGGGAAGTCTTGGAACGCGCCCGCGCGGCTAACCAGGCCCTCAGCCGCATGCAGCCGCCGCGCTCGGTGCCAACCCCGCAGTCTGACGAGGCGACCAAGGACGGATGGGAACCATTTTCGATGGCATGGGTCAACCATTTCATGACCGTGGATTTGCAGCGCGAAGCTGGCAATCCCGCGACAGCGGCGCTCAAGGGGATTTTTGATGCCTATAAAGCCGGAGATGCCAAAGCGTTTAATCGTGGTGTAGAAGACTACAAGGAATTGTTAGGCACAGACCGCCCGGTCGATTACCGCTCTGCGAAGGTCAATGCCGAGGCGTGGTTCAATCACGCGTCGCCATTCTATTATGCGGCAGCGCTGTACATTCTGGCGTTCGTGCTGACGGCACTCTCTTGGCTGGGCTGGACCCGTCCCTTCAACCGCGCCGCCTTTTGGTTGATCGTCCTGCTGTGCGGCGTGCAGATGGCAGCAGTCATCATGCGGATGTATATCTCCGGCCGTCCCCCGGTGACCAACCTGTACAGCTCGGCGGTCTTCATCGGCCTAGCGGCTGTGTTGATGGGGATTGTGTTGGAATTGATCTTCAAAATTGGTGTCGGCAACGTGATTGCCTCGACGGCCGGTTTTGTCTCTTTGGGAATCGCTCACATGCTTTCCAACGATGGCGATACCATTGGCGTGTTGCAAGCAGTGCTCGACACGCAGTTCTGGTTGGCGACACACGTGGTCTGCATTACGTTGGGCTATGCCACGACGTTCGTGGCCGGCATGTTGGGGCTGATCTATGTGATCTGGGGTGTCTTTACCACTACGTTCACACCGCAAAACAGCAAGACGGTTAGTCGCATGATTTACGGCACGGTTTGTTTCGCCCTGTTCTTTAGTTTCTTCGGCACGGTGTTGGGCGGGTTGTGGGCTGATGATTCGTGGGGACGTTTCTGGGGTTGGGACCCTAAAGAAAACGGAGCCTTGATTATCGTGTTGTGGAACGCGTTGATTCTGCATGCCCGCTGGGGCGGAATGGTTAAAGATCGCGGGCTGGCCATGCTGGCCATCTTCGGCAACATCGTCACCGCTTGGTCCTGGTTCGGCGTGAATGAATTGGGAATTGGCCTGCACTCATACGGCTTTACCGACGGTGTGCTCAAGGCATTGGCCATGTTCTGGGTCAGTCAGATCGCCGTCATGTTGCTGGGAGCTATTCCCCGCAAAAATTGGCGCAGTACGGCTTAG